A single window of Candidatus Binatia bacterium DNA harbors:
- a CDS encoding DUF2157 domain-containing protein, with product MGAKDDALVEVVELMRSHGLGIDEVASALAGEREFEASRSGSVLSRVFAYLGGILIFAGLAIYIGMKWDVVGPLGRVLMTLGPGACLFVAALVATTDARLEGAATPLFLVAALLEPTGLVVILREFASGADPERGMLLINTVMTIQQGCTFLARRRTVLALTTAIFASGLFWNSLDLLDVSKDLIGTALGISLMCVAWSLDRSTHRAIAGLVYFFGSATFLGATWDWLNDTPLEPLFIAISSGIVVLATMAHSRSLLVVGTIALIGYLGDYIYENFANSVSAPLLLIAFGFVLIGLGAAAIRLNRKFIAPAAT from the coding sequence ATGGGCGCGAAAGACGACGCGCTGGTCGAAGTGGTCGAGCTGATGCGCAGCCACGGGCTCGGCATCGACGAGGTCGCGTCGGCGCTGGCGGGAGAGCGGGAGTTCGAAGCATCGCGCTCCGGCAGCGTGCTGTCGCGGGTCTTCGCTTATCTCGGAGGGATCCTCATTTTCGCCGGCCTGGCGATCTACATCGGCATGAAATGGGACGTGGTGGGCCCTCTCGGCCGCGTCCTGATGACGCTCGGTCCGGGCGCCTGCCTGTTTGTCGCCGCGCTGGTCGCAACGACGGACGCGCGCTTGGAAGGTGCCGCGACGCCTCTCTTCCTCGTCGCCGCACTGCTCGAACCGACCGGTCTGGTGGTGATCCTGCGCGAGTTTGCCAGCGGCGCGGATCCGGAGCGCGGCATGCTGCTGATCAACACCGTGATGACGATCCAGCAGGGTTGCACCTTCCTGGCGCGCCGCAGGACGGTGCTCGCGCTGACGACTGCGATCTTCGCGTCGGGACTCTTCTGGAACAGCCTCGACCTGCTCGACGTCAGCAAGGACCTGATCGGCACTGCGCTCGGCATCTCGCTGATGTGCGTGGCGTGGAGCCTCGACCGATCCACGCACCGGGCGATTGCGGGCCTCGTCTACTTCTTCGGATCGGCGACGTTCCTCGGCGCGACCTGGGACTGGCTGAACGACACACCGCTGGAGCCGCTGTTCATCGCGATTTCCAGCGGCATCGTCGTGCTCGCCACCATGGCACACAGCCGAAGCCTGCTGGTGGTCGGGACGATCGCCTTGATCGGCTACCTCGGGGACTACATCTACGAGAACTTCGCGAACAGCGTGAGCGCACCGCTTCTTCTGATCGCATTCGGGTTTGTGTTGATCGGGCTGGGCGCAGCAGCGATCCGCCTCAACAGGAAGTTCATCGCACCCGCCGCTACCTGA